A part of Streptomyces sp. NBC_01210 genomic DNA contains:
- a CDS encoding GntR family transcriptional regulator, translated as MTLKIAIDTDADVAPYEQLRTQVSEQARSGALPVGYKLPTVRGLAEDLGLAPNTVAKAYRALETDGVIETRGRNGTFIAAAGDAAERRTAAAAAAYAEQAHRLGLTRAAAQSAVEEALRAAYGK; from the coding sequence GTGACCCTGAAGATCGCCATTGATACCGATGCGGATGTCGCTCCGTACGAACAGCTGCGTACCCAGGTCTCCGAGCAGGCGCGGTCGGGCGCACTGCCGGTGGGCTACAAACTGCCGACTGTGCGCGGGCTTGCGGAGGACCTCGGTCTCGCCCCCAACACGGTTGCCAAGGCGTATCGCGCGCTGGAGACCGACGGAGTGATCGAGACCCGAGGCCGGAACGGCACGTTCATCGCGGCTGCGGGGGACGCGGCCGAGCGCCGGACGGCCGCGGCCGCGGCGGCGTACGCCGAGCAGGCGCACCGCCTGGGCCTGACCCGCGCCGCCGCGCAGTCGGCGGTGGAGGAAGCACTGCGCGCGGCGTACGGGAAGTAG
- a CDS encoding DUF5925 domain-containing protein, producing MSAKPQDALPIRLNVDDSDSPSDVIDALFLGRFATGEQPYSHSSTIDRVKPGATLLPPAASVLRSARDDDRSATLAEGDGWTLLVSRWNRGADVTVTAVSSELAEKVLGQATDGAHDEPEPQPENVTMGFWYVSPRRGPHRTTRQIAAGTWEEVRPNYTAPVADAMDQLMKVTPDDISGRLLLLHGPPGTGKTSALRTLARSWRDWCQVDCVLDPERLFNDVGYLMDIAIGEDEGTSKGRWRLLLLEDCDELIRGEAKHTAGQALSRLLNLTDGLLGQGRNVLVGVTTNEDLERLHPAVVRPGRCLARIEVGSLTRKESVNWLGTEEGVGREGATLAELYALRRGSSPASVPAQNDGADAGLYL from the coding sequence ATGTCTGCCAAGCCTCAGGACGCTCTGCCGATCCGGCTCAACGTCGACGACAGCGATTCGCCTTCGGATGTCATCGACGCGCTGTTCCTCGGCCGCTTCGCGACGGGCGAGCAGCCGTACTCCCACAGCTCCACCATCGACCGCGTCAAGCCCGGTGCCACACTGCTGCCGCCGGCCGCCTCCGTACTGCGCTCCGCGCGCGACGACGACCGCAGCGCCACTCTCGCCGAGGGGGACGGCTGGACGCTGCTGGTATCCCGCTGGAACCGGGGCGCCGACGTCACCGTCACGGCGGTCAGCTCCGAGCTGGCCGAGAAGGTCCTGGGCCAGGCGACGGACGGCGCCCACGACGAGCCGGAACCGCAGCCGGAGAACGTCACCATGGGGTTCTGGTACGTCTCGCCGCGGCGCGGTCCGCACCGCACCACGCGCCAGATCGCCGCGGGCACCTGGGAGGAGGTCCGGCCCAACTACACGGCGCCGGTGGCCGATGCGATGGACCAGCTGATGAAGGTCACGCCGGACGACATCTCCGGCCGGCTGCTCCTCCTCCACGGCCCGCCGGGCACCGGCAAGACCTCGGCGCTGCGGACCCTGGCCCGCTCCTGGCGTGACTGGTGCCAGGTCGACTGCGTACTCGACCCGGAGCGGCTCTTCAACGACGTCGGCTATCTGATGGACATCGCGATCGGCGAGGACGAGGGCACGTCGAAGGGCCGCTGGCGGCTGCTGCTGCTGGAGGACTGCGACGAGCTGATCCGCGGCGAGGCCAAGCACACCGCGGGCCAGGCGCTGTCCCGGCTGCTGAATCTCACGGACGGCCTGCTGGGCCAGGGCCGTAACGTCCTGGTGGGCGTGACGACCAACGAGGACCTGGAACGCCTCCACCCGGCGGTGGTCCGCCCGGGGCGCTGTCTGGCCCGGATCGAGGTGGGCTCGCTGACCCGCAAGGAGTCGGTGAACTGGCTGGGCACGGAGGAGGGCGTGGGCCGCGAGGGCGCGACACTGGCCGAGCTGTACGCACTGCGCCGCGGCAGCAGCCCGGCCTCGGTCCCGGCTCAGAACGACGGCGCGGACGCGGGCTTGTATCTGTGA